In Daphnia magna isolate NIES linkage group LG5, ASM2063170v1.1, whole genome shotgun sequence, the sequence AGCAAATCTGATCAACgattcattttgtttcgttgcGTGCGTCAAAGCGACGTGAATGTTTAACATCGCATCATGCTTGGTCGGCACTTGCTGGGCGATGCTTACGTGagaaaacgaaaggaaaaacaacacGTAAAATTCGAATCTATGACGGAGGTTCGCGATCAGTGAGCTAGAATTTATGTGTACTTGGAACGTagattaattattatttatatagCTCCTCGTCATCAAGGAGAAGCTATTCAGTTTTCCATTGTTACGTTataaataagaaatgaaaGTAGGCTTTCCTGCCAACTACATAACGATTGCTTTTCGATTCAGCCACCGAAGTAAGTGTATTACATGACAGTTGTATATGGACTTTTCACTACAGAGTACAGAGATTATGAGCAGTGCTTATTTATACTCTCGACTAGAagttaaataatatttttttaaaaaggaaggGAAGTAGGATACGAATAACTACAAGTTTTTATCATTACGTTAAAATACTGCTGCCAATCTGGGTACGAATTTGTTCATATAATTTGTTAAAACCGGTGGTAGGACAAACGTGAAAACCCCACCAGTAGAAATGCGACTGGAATGCCGACAGTGATACACTAGCACAGTCATTAACAATTAACTGGAAAGAATGGCAATCATTGCCGTACAGCGGCACATTGTGGATAACTCGTCCTCATTTGCATGATCTCTCCAAAATCATAAAGGCCTTGACTGGCACGAACTTTGCCCGGCAACGTCCCGTCGACaacaaaatcataaaaaacgTCTTGGAAATGAGATGCGAAACGGATGGAGGCTTTGTCCGTATGACGATAACGTCCTAAGATGGCGCTGATATCCGACAACCCTCCGGCCAGGCGCAGGCGTGTCCCGTCCCGACATGGTACCGTCTCCTCAAACGAGACCAGGTAGAAAAAAACCCCGCTATTGAAAGACTGGTCCGCTTTCTGTGCCAAATTCCAGAGAGGGCAAGTCAGTTGAGTTGTGCTTAGCCGGGCGAGATTCTCTTGGACGTCCGTTGAATTGTCGGGGATTATCATATTTTCGGCGGATTCGCCAGATTCGTTAGTCTCGGCGGATTTAGCGGATTCGGCAAAATGGCGAAATGTGGCGATCTCGGAAGCGACTTGAGTTTCAATCGTCTCACAGTCGGAAAGTGTGTCAGCATCACCATGAACGGTTGATCCAAGCACTACAAAGGCAAAACGTATTAATTTAGTTAAACCAATTAAAACAAGTTCGTTCATAATGAGAATAAAACCTTCGAATAACTTACCTAATGGAAAGTCATAAGGTGGATGTCCCTTGGACCAAACGGCCTTGGCAGATTGGCGATAAACAAAACTATCCGGTTCTAGCCAGGTATGACCGGAAGGTTTCAGCCATTCGTGCGGAACCGATTCAAAAATCTTTCGCGGCGGcaatgaaattaaacaaaGAGGGTCGTAACTGGAATTTTTTGAATTGCACGGACTGTTTGACCACAGGTTGTAGCCAGCTTTGAAAACCGAGTTGGTTCGGTTTTGAGACGCATCGCCTTGCACTTCGTTTTCTACTTGTGTCAAGTGACCATGAGTCACCCACGCTTGCGTGAAAAGATAAGGGTGTTTTTCAGGGTGCCTAAATTCGAAAACAAACATTTGATATttagaagtttttttttttttttttttttaataaataaaatcggCAAAATTTACTTGGATGTCGTCAAGGAGTTTACCAAATCAGCTCCAGCTCCCCAACCAAGTAACGTGACAAGACTGGGATCTCCCCCGAAATGCTCAATATTGGAGGAAATCCATATAAGCGATGCAAACAGGTCGGTCAAGCCAAGGTTGTACGACTTTGAAATAAgaattgttatttttattttgttttactaATTTGTCCAGTTAttaacaagcaaaaaaaaaaaaaaaaacataaaagatGGTTTACCTTTTCAAGCTTCAACTGGGTTTTTTGGGCCTGGAGAACCGAATCCTAAAATGGAATAAATAATTTACactgggtttttttttgctagacGGGAAAACCCACAATCAATTATCTATTTCATAACCTCTGGCAAttcaagtaaaaagaaaaagtacaTTAGCCTAACCTGGAAGCTAGTGCTGTCCTTGATAACGGACGAGGTGTCATTAAGAAGTAGGCGTGGAAGGAACCCCATGGGCCCAAGGCGGAATCGAGGGACCACAAATACAACACCTTTCTCCTTAGCTAGCGCAGCGGACGGAGTAGCTTGATCTGTTATAATTGAAACAAGGCCAATTGGTAGTTTTAATAAAACTTGATAATGTggacggaaaaaaaaacggttaaAATTTACCTTGATGCGCTTGATCAGACCAGCCACCGTACAGGGTTGGAATAGCAATAACAACAACCACCGGCGATGGAGTGTCGTAACCAATAATAGGGGTATATACATCAAGAGTGAGGCAGTCTTGGCTACCATACGTCTCGTAATGTCCTTTCGAGGAAGGCCGCATTTGAAGACAATCTTGCGGTTTCGATTTCGGATATTTCAGAACGTCTTTCCAGCAGTGTTCAAGCCTAAATGGGGGAGTCCCAGGCATCCATGTATAATCAACATCATCAGGTGCACCTTTTGATTTTCTGTGGCTAACAGGGGGAATGGCATATGGAATGCCAAGGAATTCAAAACCTCCATCAAGCGCCATCCTGGATGAAATAGGATGTTGTGATTGGAAGTTTTAGCAAGAACACGTTGATTGGGTACCCTTGCACAGGTCCACATGAAGTATGAGCCAAATGGAATGTTCCATTTGCAATATAGGGTTCAGGATCAGTCAACATAAGTCGGCGATATTCCAAAACAAGGACAAAAATGACAATAGGAATAAACATAATCAACATAATGTAGCCTAAGAAAAAATACAGATTATTAGACTACACTggttttaaaatgtaaatactGAAGGATTGGTTGTCATGGACTTACAGCAAGAGAGAAGTCGTTCTTTGAGTTTCCGTGTAAAAATATCGCTTGGTTTCACCTCGAGTGAGCATTCTGAAATGGTGGCTTCTAGTGAAGTGGGCTCTAGCATTGGCGAGAAAACCTCTGCCATTGTAATGCCCGCAGGTCTGGCTGTCGTCGGGCTATCGTCCATGAATTTGCGCCACAtcttaatttaatttaagcTTAACACGCACAAGAGGGTATTCACCCAACACACTTCGTCGGTTTGGTGCGGTTCGCACTGCTCACCAAACGTCAGTAGGTTAACAAGTGACACAACAAGAGGAACGCAAGCTCCATTAATACTCGGCGATACTCGAGTTCTTCGAGTCTAATGTTGACCCTGGAGTTGTCATCCGGAGGAAACAATCACCATgcagccatctagcggtaagACGTTAACTTGTACGGAAATGTCtttcaaaaacatttttaaaattcttttggACGTGACTTTATTATACAAAAAACAGCACAGAGTacaaaccaacaaaaacataaaaagtAATTCAAACGTTATTCACATTGCCTTTTTGAATAAGctcttcttcgtcgtcattCAACCACCTGTCCATATTGAACTCATTTTTCCAATCGACGTCAAGTGTTCGCTGATGGGAAAATCCGCTTCCCCCACCAATTCGTATATGGAAGAACTCAGCcgcatttttcaaaatgcCTCTATCAAATGGACTTGcatatttagtttttttgagCCACGACGTTTTTTTAGGAGTCCGATGGAAGTGTTTGTATCTGGAAGCATTAAGTCTTTCATTTGTTGTCATTCCTAGGATTAAAACCTGGATAGATATGGCAAGCGAATTATAAACAACCCAGTACATCATAATACCTTATCATACGTCACGAGAATCACATATCACATACCTGATAAAGCTGACAACTCAACAGCGCAGTAACCCATACTGCATGTAAAGCAGCATTGGCGGCCACGAAAGTTAACCAACCGTCACAATAAAGAACTCCAAGTCctacaataaaataaatttattgtaattttattctttggCGGGTCAACGAGTACAAATACCACCTACCTGCATGCATGTTGCACTTTTTATTCCAAAAATTTACGGCTCCAAAAATGAATATCACACATGATACGGAAAGTAGAAAAAGATAGTAAATAAAGAAGCGATGGTTGTTAAGACCTAacaataatgataataattcaaaaaaatttacatacaaccaaagtttaaaatttcatttggCAAGTATACCTATGCAATTGCCTACCCAAGGGCAGTGGTGATCGAATCGGGCAACGCACTTATTACAATTGGAGCAGTGTTTGGAACGAATAGGCCTTCTTAATAAACAACAGCTACAAAAATGTTGCGGTTCAAAACCGGGACCAAACTCTGCTAATTGCTTAATGGTCTGTTAAGAAAGATTTAAATTGGCTATAGCGTCTCTTCCTAGATACCATGGGTATGAATAAAACTCACTTGATACTTTTCTTCTAGAGAAAGAGAAATTGTGCCCGGATCGTTATTCCACGTCTTGTAAAAAGCATAGCATAGACCAGTAGCGGATAAAGTAAAAGCCACATTCGTTATCCAATCTACACTAGAAGCCAACCATAAAAACCAAGTGACCAGCACCCACCACTGCAGCAAAGAAAATGACTATCCTTATGCAGAAGATATTTTAATTATGATAAGGTCAATGAAATACCTTTGTGGCCAAGTAGATGGATACTGGCAACGATTCCATAGTTGCGTCAGACGAAATGGAACATAGTCGACCAAATAGGTTTAGACAAAAAATAGTCAGCAATAGCAGCGCTGTCTTCAGATAATAGTTTAGCGCACTTTGGAATAAGGTACCCACgatgaaaaagagaacaaaaggACTTCCCACAAGAAACCAGTGTTGTAGTTTCTACAAAAGTGAGACCAGTTAGACAAGAATGAAAAGTAGCTACTTTTTTCACAGTACCTTATAATTTCGCTCATTTTTTAAGCCCTTAATGCATGCAAGGTGATTTTCACGTGCCTCTTTATCGGATTGGACCACACGATCCAGTATTCTTTGCAATAAACGAGGCCCCAGCCAAGCAGGTTTGTCTTGGACTAGCAATTTGACGCATGTTACACCCTAGAAGAATTCAGTGGTAGACTTTTCCgaaatgccattttttttccacgCTTAAACGACGGTTTACCTTCCCATTGGTAACATCCAATGAAGTATTCTTTTCCAGTAGCAAAGATATCGCTGAAACATTGCGAGACTCTATTGCCCAATGGAGAGCTGTGTTGCCATTATTGTCCTGAGAAGTCACGCTGGCTCCAAGAGAGGCAAGTAAACGAGCAGGATCCACACTGAAAACACCAAGAATTCATGTAAGGAAAAAGATATCTATAGTGGATAAGGCATTTAGATCTACGTTGTGGTCCTGAAGACAGCCCACATAAGTGGAGTCATCCCTTGCATATCTGGACTGTTGACTGGGACTCCATGAGACAAAAGGTAAGCACAAACAGCAGTATGTCCAAACTGAGCTGCCAAATGAAGTGATTGGAATCCTTCACCATCATAAACCATGGGATCAGCACCGTGTTTTATCAATAAAATCGCAGTAGCTAAGTGACCCTGCCTGAATAGTGaagggaaaaatttaaattttcctAAATGATAAGTAGAAACCCATTCAAATGTACCGGACAGCCCAGTGTAAAGGAGTGGCAAGTAATTTACCACCTACTGCATCAACCTGGGCACCATGGTTTATATACAAATTAACAAGTTCTTTCCTATTATTGATTGAAGCCCAATGGAGAAGTGtcacctttaaaaaaacatatatGATATCAACATAAACTGGATTTATTGAAGAGACATTATTATCTTACATTCTCGTCATCTCTTTGGTTTACATCATATCCTTCATCTATAATTTCTTTACATCTGCTGAATATGCCATACTAAGACAGTAGGAAGTATTATATTATAACAGactgaaaaaaatgaaaaaatatatttttacaaGATAAGATCCTAACCTGAGTTGCTTTCACTATATCCCATGTTTTGTATTGTTGGTCAATACAGgtattattgtcattagaatGTTCATCAACAGGAGGTTGGCCTgacattttttggggggacaAATGAGTATTTTCCGAATTTTCGTTTCAGTTTGTTCACAATCGCATTCACCCCTATTCTTTAAACAATCATTTTGTTTCTCCCCTCCACTCAGGCACTCACTCGCCAACCCGCAAGACCAGATAATATCGATTTACCGGTTGCTGTGGTAATATACGCCGCTTGGCGCTGTAGTAGCAGAACTTGCATCTCTTGACAGCTCTCACGTTTGAATCTGATTGCCGGTTATATAGTAGTATTTCAAAACGTATTGTGAATAATACTCTCACCAGAAAAATGTCTTCGCAGTTAATTGGTATGGAGTCTTTTCGAGAATATAGCTCATTTTCGACTGAAGACTTTGTTCATACGGACCTATCTAAAACACACGTGGTAAGTTTACACCTAAATGTCCTTACTCCTACCGCAAAGGCTAGTTGTTCAGTGCTGACTTTCTGCGATAATAGGAAAACCAACTACCAAAAGTCAACATAAATGTTCCAGTATTACCACCTACAAAATTTCCTAGAAATGAAACTGCTCTGGCGTTCATTCCAATAAAAGATGGTGAGAAAATCACTATATGGAAACAATTTCTCTTTACTTGGTAAATTCCCTTCATAGTCTTCCATCTTCATTTTGTAACCAAGACAAATGTAAAGTTATTTTTTGGTTCCAGGAGGACCCAAGGTATCTATCAAGCATTAGAATTATTATCACAAACAGATTTGAAGAAATACTCAGCAAATCAAATGACCTATGGATTAGTAACTCTTTGGAAGACTGTTAAAGCAGTTCAGCATGTTTTTATGCCACTTTCAAATGTATGTACTACATAATGTAATTTTTCCCATGCAATGGCATTGtccaaaagctgttattggtTTGCCTTTCAGATGTCATCTGGTATTGACGCTGTTGCTATGTTTTCACACACTAAAGATTGGTCCACCAGCCCTGTCAGATATCTTGCCTGGCATCCACACTGCAACAAGCTTGCAGTTGCTACTAGAGATGACACTGTTCTTGTGTATGCGGGATCCACTTCTACTCCAGTCGTTGTCCGCCATTCGtctcaaaaaaatatttcatccATGACGTGGAGGTATTCCCAGCCTCCACCTTAGCTAGGCATTAATTGTTATATAGTCCAATTCAGCAAAACACTTTTTCTAACTAGGCCTTTGTGTTCGGCTCAGTTGGCTGTTGGATGCGCTTCGGGAGTAGCTCTTTGGACTGTCGATCCTGCTTCGTTAGGCACTCGACCGTCTGCCTCGTGCTTGACACATTTACCCCATCCAACTTCAGTTAATTCCGTCACTTGGGATCCACAAGTAatttaatttgtggttttcaCTTTCATTTTGCTCTTGTATTCATGGAATTGCAATGCAAAAGGGTAAGTTTTTGGCTTCCGGTAGCCCACAAGATTCTTCACTCTATATTTGGAACGTCGAAAATCGTGAAGCTACCCTTCTTCAGAAAATCCGCGGAGGGGGATACACTTTTCTGACTTGGAGCCCAACTGGAAATCGCCTTTTAGCCTGTACACCAGGCAATGTTTTCAAGTTCGCTAGACTAAACTATTTATTGATACTGATTTCTAACGCAAATCTTATACCTACTATTTTTCTTGTACAGAATATGGGAAACCCGAACATGGTCGGCCGAGATCTGGGATGTGATGAATGGTTATGTTCAGGCAGCAGCATGGAGTCCCTGTGGAACAAAAGCTATTTTTGCTGATTCTGTTCAGCCTACTCTTTATTGCGTGTCGAAAGTATTTGGTTTTTAATCAAATTGGGTAGTGTAAATGTCGTCATTTTTATACGTTGAAAATGTTCTAATTGGTGCAGAGCTCTTCCACTAAAGCGGCAACTGTGGTAGCTGACTTTACAGAAACCCAAACTTCGGAGGCAACGGGGTACGACTGTCATATTTTGCAAACAAAGTACGTAAATTAAGGTCTTGGTTAGTAAATTAAGCAGACTGGTGCAAGATCTTGCATGGGACCCTCGAGGTGAAAGATTGGCTGTCACCTTTCGTTCCTCGGATTATGTTGCTCTTTTTCGCACACGATATTCGCCAACGTTGAGTTTGTTTCCATGGTAAGTTTTACGTTTTACGAAATTTGTTGGCTTTTAAATATTAAATCACTCTTTGCTATTCTAGTGGTATATTAAAGGGTGAACCTGATGAAGTGGCATCAGCGATCCAATTCAAACCTGATTTTGAAAATGGCGCCTTACTCACTGTGGTAACGctttttaaattattctttTCATAAGTGTTAATCATTAAACAAACGAAAGACGTTACATATCTCTTTGTTCAGGCCTGGTCGTCCGGTCGAATTCAACATGTGCCTTTTTCGTTCCTCCCGCAGCATCTTGAAACTTAAATTTATTTAGCAGTTCGTTGTCTTATTTTATTGGCCAACCGTTTATGAATCCGTGATTATTTACTGGAATTGATTGCtcatgaataaataaaaagaaaagtttagaATCTTAGAAAAGAATTATTGTATTCTACATGTTTAGGAAAGGACTTGTTGGAAACGGAGGCAGTCAGAAACAACCTTCCATTTTGTATCTTGAGCAGTGATAAGGAAATTTTGGCAAAATGGCTGGGCAggctttttttcaaatctgaCAATTCCTGCTACAACAGCCATTACAGTAGGTTGACCTTTAATTGCTTCTTCTGCATCAATCAAAAATACTATAGTCTCATTTAAtatgaaaatacaaaaaaattaaacccAACAAACACAATTGGTTTGTGCTAACATACCATGGATTGGCTGAGCATCTAAGCTTACAATTTGATGATCACTTGCTGGAAGCTTCTCAAGGAAGGATTGAATTTGCATATTTCCTGACACTGAGTTACCATTCCAAACTAAGACAGCTGTTTCCATATATAGTTTACAAAGAAGCTAAAAAAGGAGAATTAAAAGATTTGTCATGGTTCAAATGTTGATAATTTCAGTtacatttctctttttgtcaAGGCAATCATAATAGAGTTTTGTGAATTCCAAGGCTGTGGAACAAGCTTCATCAATCAACACTCTCTTATCCTGTAAAtagaaatttaatttaaaaattatcttCTTCACAACTCCACGTATTTTACTTACAATTGCAACGGCCATGAATGTATTTAATATGTTTCGTCAAAACGTGTTgctcaaacaaacaaaccgagtgaattcaatgtaaatgAATAAAGTAATGTAACCATTCGTCCATTAACCACACAAAACAATTCGTACCGCAATAGCTGACGACTCACATGCTGTACAGCGTTGCGAGAAAAGAAACGAGAACAAAGTTGCTCACTGTTGTGGGCAGTCAGCTGCTCGTCCAGTCGTCCCTGTTGAACAGTTGGACTTGGACTGGAACAATGGACACTAAACTCTTCACGGTAGTACCAGACGAGTAGTACAGACTGCGAAGGTACTGTCTATGATGGTAGTCTTGGACTTTTGGTCTTGGATCTCGGCCTGTCTCTCTTGCTGTTCTTCAACAGAAGAAGAGGACAGGAAGC encodes:
- the LOC116922903 gene encoding aladin isoform X2, which produces MSSQLIGMESFREYSSFSTEDFVHTDLSKTHVENQLPKVNINVPVLPPTKFPRNETALAFIPIKDGEKITIWKQFLFTWRTQGIYQALELLSQTDLKKYSANQMTYGLVTLWKTVKAVQHVFMPLSNMSSGIDAVAMFSHTKDWSTSPVRYLAWHPHCNKLAVATRDDTVLVYAGSTSTPVVVRHSSQKNISSMTWRPLCSAQLAVGCASGVALWTVDPASLGTRPSASCLTHLPHPTSVNSVTWDPQGKFLASGSPQDSSLYIWNVENREATLLQKIRGGGYTFLTWSPTGNRLLACTPGNVFKIWETRTWSAEIWDVMNGYVQAAAWSPCGTKAIFADSVQPTLYCVSKSSSTKAATVVADFTETQTSEATGLVQDLAWDPRGERLAVTFRSSDYVALFRTRYSPTLSLFPCGILKGEPDEVASAIQFKPDFENGALLTVAWSSGRIQHVPFSFLPQHLET
- the LOC116922836 gene encoding palmitoyltransferase ZDHHC17; its protein translation is MSGQPPVDEHSNDNNTCIDQQYKTWDIVKATQYGIFSRCKEIIDEGYDVNQRDDENVTLLHWASINNRKELVNLYINHGAQVDAVGGKLLATPLHWAVRQGHLATAILLIKHGADPMVYDGEGFQSLHLAAQFGHTAVCAYLLSHGVPVNSPDMQGMTPLMWAVFRTTTVDPARLLASLGASVTSQDNNGNTALHWAIESRNVSAISLLLEKNTSLDVTNGKGVTCVKLLVQDKPAWLGPRLLQRILDRVVQSDKEARENHLACIKGLKNERNYKKLQHWFLVGSPFVLFFIVGTLFQSALNYYLKTALLLLTIFCLNLFGRLCSISSDATMESLPVSIYLATKWWVLVTWFLWLASSVDWITNVAFTLSATGLCYAFYKTWNNDPGTISLSLEEKYQTIKQLAEFGPGFEPQHFCSCCLLRRPIRSKHCSNCNKCVARFDHHCPWVGNCIGLNNHRFFIYYLFLLSVSCVIFIFGAVNFWNKKCNMHAGLGVLYCDGWLTFVAANAALHAVWVTALLSCQLYQVLILGMTTNERLNASRYKHFHRTPKKTSWLKKTKYASPFDRGILKNAAEFFHIRIGGGSGFSHQRTLDVDWKNEFNMDRWLNDDEEELIQKGNVNNV
- the LOC116923035 gene encoding NTF2-related export protein 1, which translates into the protein MAVAIDKRVLIDEACSTALEFTKLYYDCLDKKRNLLCKLYMETAVLVWNGNSVSGNMQIQSFLEKLPASDHQIVSLDAQPIHEEAIKGQPTVMAVVAGIVRFEKKPAQPFCQNFLITAQDTKWKVVSDCLRFQQVLS
- the LOC116922829 gene encoding neurotactin, giving the protein MWRKFMDDSPTTARPAGITMAEVFSPMLEPTSLEATISECSLEVKPSDIFTRKLKERLLSCCYIMLIMFIPIVIFVLVLEYRRLMLTDPEPYIANGTFHLAHTSCGPVQGMALDGGFEFLGIPYAIPPVSHRKSKGAPDDVDYTWMPGTPPFRLEHCWKDVLKYPKSKPQDCLQMRPSSKGHYETYGSQDCLTLDVYTPIIGYDTPSPVVVVIAIPTLYGGWSDQAHQDQATPSAALAKEKGVVFVVPRFRLGPMGFLPRLLLNDTSSVIKDSTSFQDSVLQAQKTQLKLEKSYNLGLTDLFASLIWISSNIEHFGGDPSLVTLLGWGAGADLVNSLTTSKHPEKHPYLFTQAWVTHGHLTQVENEVQGDASQNRTNSVFKAGYNLWSNSPCNSKNSSYDPLCLISLPPRKIFESVPHEWLKPSGHTWLEPDSFVYRQSAKAVWSKGHPPYDFPLVLGSTVHGDADTLSDCETIETQVASEIATFRHFAESAKSAETNESGESAENMIIPDNSTDVQENLARLSTTQLTCPLWNLAQKADQSFNSGVFFYLVSFEETVPCRDGTRLRLAGGLSDISAILGRYRHTDKASIRFASHFQDVFYDFVVDGTLPGKVRASQGLYDFGEIMQMRTSYPQCAAVRQ
- the LOC116922903 gene encoding aladin isoform X1, translating into MSSQLIGMESFREYSSFSTEDFVHTDLSKTHVENQLPKVNINVPVLPPTKFPRNETALAFIPIKDGEKITIWKQFLFTWRTQGIYQALELLSQTDLKKYSANQMTYGLVTLWKTVKAVQHVFMPLSNMSSGIDAVAMFSHTKDWSTSPVRYLAWHPHCNKLAVATRDDTVLVYAGSTSTPVVVRHSSQKNISSMTWRPLCSAQLAVGCASGVALWTVDPASLGTRPSASCLTHLPHPTSVNSVTWDPQGKFLASGSPQDSSLYIWNVENREATLLQKIRGGGYTFLTWSPTGNRLLACTPGNVFKIWETRTWSAEIWDVMNGYVQAAAWSPCGTKAIFADSVQPTLYCVSKSSSTKAATVVADFTETQTSEATGKLSRLVQDLAWDPRGERLAVTFRSSDYVALFRTRYSPTLSLFPCGILKGEPDEVASAIQFKPDFENGALLTVAWSSGRIQHVPFSFLPQHLET